In Musa acuminata AAA Group cultivar baxijiao chromosome BXJ2-8, Cavendish_Baxijiao_AAA, whole genome shotgun sequence, one genomic interval encodes:
- the LOC135619809 gene encoding E3 ubiquitin-protein ligase RMA3-like, with protein MEEERHRDGVEASADGCLDCNICLDFAAEPVVTLCGHLYCWPCMYKWLQQRQRGGAQCPVCKFGLSPDGLVPLYGRGHRDGKRPQWRPETPRRPPPPPLRDAIGASEARHPETQPRRHRRHSPSWDYTSPAGGGLGGIAMAVLPWIPRDQGSTRLTRREMVLETSLHHLWVFLCCCALLCLFLF; from the coding sequence ATGGAGGAAGAGCGCCACCGCGACGGCGTGGAGGCATCGGCTGACGGGTGCTTAGACTGCAACATATGCCTGGACTTTGCCGCGGAGCCGGTCGTCACGCTCTGCGGCCACCTCTACTGCTGGCCGTGCATGTACAAGTGgctgcagcagcggcagcggggcGGCGCTCAGTGCCCCGTCTGCAAGTTCGGGCTCTCCCCGGACGGCCTGGTGCCACTCTACGGCCGGGGCCATCGCGACGGCAAGAGGCCCCAGTGGCGCCCCGAGACACCACGccgcccgccgccgccgcccctccGGGACGCGATCGGCGCCAGTGAAGCGCGGCACCCGGAGACTCAACCGCGTCGTCACCGTCGCCATAGTCCTAGTTGGGATTACACGTCGCCGGCGGGTGGAGGGCTCGGGGGAATAGCGATGGCGGTGCTGCCGTGGATACCACGAGACCAAGGCAGCACCAGGCTGACAAGGCGGGAGATGGTGTTGGAGACGTCACTCCATCATTTATGGGTCTTCCTTTGCTGCTGTGCTCTTCTGTGCCTGTTCTTGTTCTGA